The Pedobacter mucosus genome window below encodes:
- a CDS encoding SusC/RagA family TonB-linked outer membrane protein, which yields MKKNIFKICGLIILIIFYLGFEGSLYAQQAVTVRGKVIDKKDKLGVIGASVIEVDQNKRTVTGVSTDINGNYAIRVSKTTNQIVVSFIGYKTFQAGVIGTRTQIDVSLEGNPNELNEVTLTAKRMVNNGTGLNIAERNSTIASATVSAKALEELAVSSIDQALAGRLSGVDFGTTSGDPGAGMSIRIRGTSSINGNAQPLIVLDGMPYETEIPSDFNFGTADDQGYAQLLNIAPSDIKDITVLKDAASTAVWGSRAANGVLLINTKRGEKGRPIIAYNFKGTMATQPNPIPFLTGDQYSMLIPEAVMNATGLPLDFLGNNGQNKAFQYDPSDAYYYYNYSNNTDWSKLITRTGYTQDHNISMSGGGEKARYYASVGYLNQTGTTLGTDLTRITTKINLDYIVSSKMRFKTDLTYTHVYNNLNYSNTLRGIAFNKMPNMSDYEYDEYGNKTSVYFSPLSNIQGQYSKTYNPLAMANEGSSTLSGERITPKFNLQYDISSVLFSTVDVQFDINNTKSKTFLPQIATGQPSTETTVNRASDADGDSYNMQSKINLIYRPKLSNKHNLQSLLSFQTNDTQSASYSVTTSNTASSEFQDPSNPSVTNGAGLSLNSSQSQSRSVGVLLQTQYEFLDRYIINMNGRVDGNSKFSPDNRFGFFPGISTRWRISGEPFMKNFTFIDDLSLRMSYGASGKAPSDNYGYFNNYTPFGWSYANKQAVYPSNIELAQLKWETVIGKNIGINIWLFDSRVKIDAEIYQNTTKNMFYNDLRIAATSGYSAIDMNIGTMNNDGWEIGISTTPIKTKKWVVNFDFNIARNINSIQTVSEFYPRESSIGLPAQGSYKSFLLEGNPFGSYYGFKYKGVYTDKDATIAVDAKGNTIVGPNGQTIYMRYNYPTIDYVFQPGDAIYEDINFDGNIDEADMVYLGNSVPKFTGGFGPSILFNGNLKVQAFFSYRYGFDIVNTAKISSTNMYGVNNQSTAVLRRWRNPGDVTDMPRALYGVGYNWLGSDRYVEDASFVRLSSVTVRYNLSQLLMKRINMKSASVYVTGQNLYTWTKYTGQDPDHSSTGSSNPFSYAQDGSLTPPSKTFTLGLTIGL from the coding sequence ATGAAAAAAAATATATTTAAAATTTGTGGTCTCATAATCCTGATCATTTTTTATTTGGGATTTGAAGGATCACTTTATGCGCAACAAGCAGTAACTGTACGTGGGAAGGTAATTGATAAAAAAGATAAACTTGGCGTAATTGGCGCTTCCGTTATTGAGGTAGATCAGAATAAAAGAACGGTTACGGGAGTAAGTACAGATATAAATGGTAATTACGCCATAAGGGTTTCAAAAACTACCAATCAAATTGTAGTTTCATTTATCGGTTATAAAACATTCCAGGCTGGAGTGATAGGTACCAGAACTCAAATTGATGTATCATTAGAAGGCAATCCAAACGAATTAAATGAAGTAACATTAACCGCTAAAAGAATGGTTAATAATGGTACAGGTTTAAATATCGCAGAGCGAAATTCTACAATCGCATCAGCAACGGTAAGCGCAAAAGCTTTAGAAGAATTAGCGGTTTCATCAATAGATCAAGCATTGGCAGGACGTTTATCTGGGGTAGATTTTGGTACAACATCTGGTGATCCTGGAGCAGGAATGTCGATAAGGATTCGGGGAACATCATCAATAAATGGTAACGCACAACCCTTAATTGTTTTAGATGGAATGCCATACGAAACAGAAATACCTTCGGATTTCAATTTCGGGACGGCAGATGATCAGGGTTATGCTCAATTATTAAATATTGCTCCATCAGATATTAAAGATATTACCGTGCTTAAAGATGCGGCTTCAACAGCAGTTTGGGGTTCTAGAGCTGCAAATGGTGTGCTTTTAATTAACACCAAACGTGGTGAAAAAGGTAGACCTATAATTGCCTACAATTTCAAAGGAACAATGGCTACACAGCCAAATCCTATTCCGTTTTTAACCGGCGATCAATACTCTATGCTAATACCAGAAGCGGTGATGAATGCTACAGGTTTGCCTCTCGATTTTTTAGGTAACAACGGGCAAAATAAAGCTTTTCAATACGATCCATCTGACGCCTATTACTATTATAATTATAGCAATAACACCGATTGGTCAAAATTAATTACGCGAACAGGTTATACTCAGGATCACAATATTTCGATGAGTGGAGGAGGAGAGAAAGCAAGATATTATGCTTCGGTTGGTTATCTAAATCAAACAGGAACCACTTTAGGAACAGATTTAACAAGGATTACTACAAAAATAAATCTTGATTATATTGTGTCGAGTAAAATGAGGTTTAAAACCGATTTAACCTATACCCATGTTTATAATAATTTAAATTATAGTAATACATTAAGGGGCATCGCCTTTAATAAAATGCCAAATATGTCTGATTATGAGTATGATGAGTATGGCAATAAAACATCCGTATATTTTTCGCCATTATCCAATATCCAAGGGCAGTATAGTAAAACATATAATCCACTGGCGATGGCTAACGAAGGTTCTAGTACATTAAGTGGCGAAAGGATTACACCTAAGTTTAATCTTCAATATGATATTTCTTCGGTGCTTTTTTCTACTGTAGATGTTCAGTTTGATATCAATAATACGAAGTCTAAAACTTTTTTACCTCAAATTGCTACTGGTCAACCGAGCACTGAAACCACAGTAAATCGTGCCTCGGATGCAGATGGAGATTCGTACAATATGCAGTCGAAAATAAATTTAATTTACAGGCCTAAATTAAGCAATAAGCATAACCTTCAATCATTACTTTCTTTTCAAACCAACGATACGCAATCTGCATCATACAGCGTAACCACTTCCAATACAGCATCATCCGAATTTCAAGATCCGTCTAATCCATCAGTTACAAATGGGGCAGGATTAAGTTTAAATTCGAGTCAATCTCAATCTCGTAGTGTTGGTGTTTTGCTACAAACGCAATATGAATTTCTAGATCGGTATATCATTAATATGAATGGCAGGGTTGATGGAAACTCTAAGTTTTCGCCAGATAATCGTTTTGGTTTTTTCCCAGGTATTTCTACAAGATGGAGAATTTCTGGTGAGCCTTTTATGAAGAACTTCACTTTTATTGATGACTTAAGTTTGCGTATGAGTTATGGTGCGAGTGGTAAAGCGCCTAGCGATAATTATGGATATTTTAATAATTATACACCTTTTGGATGGTCTTATGCAAATAAGCAAGCCGTATATCCCTCCAACATCGAGCTTGCTCAATTGAAGTGGGAAACCGTTATCGGAAAAAATATAGGAATTAACATCTGGTTGTTTGATAGTCGTGTAAAAATTGACGCAGAAATTTATCAAAACACAACTAAAAATATGTTCTACAATGATTTAAGAATTGCCGCTACATCAGGTTACAGCGCAATTGATATGAACATTGGCACAATGAACAATGATGGATGGGAAATTGGTATAAGTACAACGCCTATTAAAACGAAAAAATGGGTCGTGAATTTTGATTTTAACATCGCCCGAAATATAAATAGTATTCAAACTGTTTCTGAATTTTATCCTCGAGAAAGTTCTATCGGTCTACCAGCTCAAGGTAGTTATAAGTCGTTTTTGTTAGAAGGTAATCCATTCGGATCTTATTATGGTTTCAAATACAAAGGAGTTTATACGGATAAAGATGCAACAATTGCTGTTGATGCTAAGGGAAATACCATTGTTGGCCCTAACGGACAAACCATCTACATGCGTTATAATTACCCAACAATTGACTATGTTTTTCAACCTGGTGATGCGATTTATGAAGACATTAATTTTGATGGAAATATTGATGAAGCAGACATGGTTTACCTGGGTAATAGCGTTCCGAAATTTACGGGTGGCTTTGGTCCTAGCATATTATTTAACGGTAACTTAAAAGTACAAGCTTTTTTCAGCTACCGTTATGGATTCGATATTGTAAATACAGCCAAAATCAGCAGCACCAATATGTATGGCGTTAATAATCAAAGCACAGCCGTTTTAAGGCGATGGAGAAATCCTGGAGATGTAACTGATATGCCAAGAGCTTTATATGGAGTTGGTTATAATTGGTTAGGATCAGATAGATATGTAGAAGATGCTTCTTTCGTTCGCTTAAGTTCTGTAACCGTTCGTTACAATTTATCACAGCTTTTAATGAAACGCATTAATATGAAAAGTGCTAGTGTTTATGTAACTGGACAAAATTTATATACATGGACAAAGTACACCGGACAAGATCCAGATCATTCTTCAACTGGAAGTAGCAATCCGTTTTCTTATGCGCAGGATGGCTCACTTACCCCGCCTTCAAAAACATTTACACTTGGTTTAACCATTGGATTATAA
- a CDS encoding RagB/SusD family nutrient uptake outer membrane protein, producing MKHKIKYTVILLTIFVSIFGSSCKKWLDLQPQDGLIRQEYWKTKEQLDAAVMGCYASLLGGSTIPLAKYLFIWGELRGDMVVPGLDLLSDDDESKLTGIQRDEFDIINTQIASTNTLVNWEALYKTINYCNTVIKFAPDVITNDKTLTQTNLNAYLAEAHALRGLMYFYLLRSFGEVPLKLEPTYNDSQIGPIKKSTQQEIYLQIITDLTFGAENGQVTFGNMIEDRGRITKFTAYTALADAYLWMEDYQKCIDACNKVIESGKYQLLPVGTPQSNFYNNVYLEGNSVESIFEFQFDKQKLNPFAPMFGLTGREFRAADWVAEGGLFGTDALNTFNRDIRGNGTSMLESNSSISKYTYLRTSVTSYSHWFVYRFADVLLMKAEALTWLSPGNTNNGNSAIELVNRVRTARHALSYVADKTIDNPDPSNTENVSIYVFEERAREFAFEGKRWYDILRNAKRNNYANEKILLNIVSASAQPSKQQTVINKYKDHRSHYFPIYSYELQTNKALLQNPFYQ from the coding sequence ATGAAACACAAGATTAAATACACCGTAATTTTGCTTACTATTTTTGTAAGCATCTTTGGATCTTCCTGCAAAAAGTGGCTCGATTTGCAACCTCAGGATGGCTTAATCAGACAGGAATATTGGAAAACCAAAGAGCAACTTGATGCTGCTGTAATGGGTTGTTATGCTTCTCTTTTAGGAGGCAGCACGATTCCATTGGCCAAATATCTTTTCATTTGGGGAGAACTTCGTGGTGATATGGTTGTACCTGGTTTGGATCTTTTATCAGATGATGATGAATCCAAATTAACAGGTATCCAAAGAGATGAATTTGATATTATAAATACCCAAATAGCCTCAACAAATACTTTAGTTAATTGGGAAGCGCTTTATAAAACCATTAATTATTGTAATACGGTAATAAAGTTTGCACCTGATGTAATTACGAATGATAAAACTTTAACTCAAACCAACTTAAATGCATATTTAGCGGAGGCACATGCGCTAAGGGGATTAATGTATTTTTATTTGCTTCGATCATTTGGCGAAGTGCCTCTTAAATTAGAACCAACTTATAATGATTCTCAAATTGGTCCAATTAAGAAAAGTACTCAACAAGAAATTTACCTTCAAATTATTACCGATTTAACTTTCGGTGCAGAAAATGGCCAGGTAACTTTTGGAAACATGATAGAGGATCGCGGTAGGATAACCAAGTTTACGGCTTATACTGCCTTGGCTGATGCTTATTTATGGATGGAAGATTATCAAAAATGCATTGATGCTTGCAACAAGGTTATAGAATCTGGCAAATACCAACTTTTACCAGTTGGCACACCTCAATCTAATTTTTATAATAATGTGTATCTGGAAGGAAACTCTGTTGAAAGCATTTTTGAATTTCAATTTGATAAGCAAAAATTAAATCCTTTTGCACCAATGTTTGGCTTAACAGGAAGAGAATTTAGAGCGGCCGACTGGGTTGCGGAAGGTGGTCTTTTCGGGACTGATGCTTTAAATACGTTTAATCGTGATATTAGAGGAAATGGCACTTCAATGCTGGAATCTAACTCTTCAATAAGTAAATACACTTATTTACGAACATCCGTTACCTCTTATTCGCATTGGTTTGTTTATCGCTTTGCAGATGTTTTATTGATGAAAGCCGAGGCTTTGACATGGCTTTCTCCAGGCAATACAAATAATGGAAATAGTGCTATCGAACTGGTAAATAGGGTTAGAACTGCAAGACATGCTTTGAGTTATGTAGCTGATAAAACAATCGATAATCCAGATCCTTCAAATACAGAAAATGTTTCCATATACGTGTTCGAGGAACGTGCCCGTGAATTTGCTTTTGAAGGAAAGCGCTGGTATGATATTTTACGCAATGCAAAGAGAAACAATTATGCAAACGAAAAAATATTGTTAAATATTGTTTCGGCAAGCGCTCAGCCAAGCAAGCAGCAAACAGTAATCAATAAATATAAAGATCATAGGAGTCATTACTTCCCGATTTATTCATATGAGTTGCAAACCAACAAGGCTTTGCTACAAAACCCATTTTATCAATAA
- a CDS encoding fasciclin domain-containing protein, translating into MTQYLINNPTEFSELNKILERSETASFLNAYGSYTFFAPTNTAIKAYLQEKGKATIDDISPADWKSFVRFHLLEDSIPTSQFTDGKLFQLTMFGQYLTTASENLAGVTKIRINKQANILNANISVGNGLIHSVDHVLMPATLSVAQTIAANPDYSIFTQALKESGIFESLNISPADNPIINKKWLTVIPETDAMFKKAGINNYVQLKEKYSNTGNPKLLTDSLHLFLDYHILYDAKYLADIITSTAHNTLAPLEVLTAKLVGETVLMNYDTFNGIHEEGFSLVREKSDVTAINGVVHQPSAHFSIKLRAPFRVDFDVATFPEIMKNTEYYKKLSYEFTPEETAALTEIKFSGTEKGFIYRQGSAGTSKTSLNGDILVVPLATGGASDRSEWVEFRTPLLIKGKYKVWVGYYTQAQSTNTTTEIQALIGADGSVDRTPLSNARTLNFTVKRPGINKTVNGVSVIDVEAEEAIGFKTYMANTAGAQVSKMMGIADLSTTGRYWLRFKAINGSQTTNNIDLIQFIPINDDQQYWKYNPDGTKILKP; encoded by the coding sequence ATGACGCAGTATTTAATAAATAATCCGACAGAGTTTTCTGAACTCAACAAAATTTTAGAGCGTTCAGAAACGGCATCATTTTTAAACGCCTATGGATCTTATACCTTTTTTGCGCCAACTAATACAGCCATCAAAGCCTATTTGCAAGAGAAAGGTAAAGCCACGATTGATGATATTAGTCCGGCAGATTGGAAAAGTTTTGTCCGCTTCCACCTGTTGGAAGATTCAATTCCAACTTCGCAATTTACAGATGGGAAATTGTTTCAGCTTACCATGTTTGGTCAGTACCTGACCACCGCATCAGAAAATCTTGCAGGCGTAACAAAAATCAGAATCAATAAACAAGCAAATATTTTAAACGCGAATATTTCTGTAGGAAATGGTTTAATTCATAGTGTAGATCACGTTTTAATGCCTGCTACTTTAAGTGTAGCACAAACGATAGCAGCGAACCCTGATTATTCAATTTTTACGCAGGCTTTAAAAGAAAGTGGCATTTTCGAAAGCCTTAATATTTCGCCAGCAGATAATCCAATTATAAATAAAAAGTGGTTAACGGTTATTCCAGAAACTGATGCAATGTTTAAAAAGGCTGGTATTAATAATTATGTTCAGCTTAAAGAGAAATATTCTAATACGGGCAATCCAAAGTTATTAACCGATAGTTTACACCTATTTTTGGATTATCATATTTTATATGATGCCAAATATTTAGCTGATATTATTACTTCTACTGCACATAATACGCTTGCACCTCTTGAAGTTTTGACAGCTAAATTAGTTGGAGAAACGGTATTAATGAATTATGATACCTTTAATGGCATACATGAAGAAGGTTTTTCATTGGTTAGGGAAAAAAGTGATGTAACCGCAATTAATGGCGTTGTACATCAGCCATCGGCTCATTTTTCTATAAAGTTAAGGGCACCGTTTAGGGTTGATTTCGATGTAGCCACTTTTCCGGAAATCATGAAAAATACTGAGTACTATAAAAAGCTTTCGTATGAATTTACACCTGAAGAAACTGCAGCCTTAACAGAAATTAAATTTTCAGGAACTGAAAAAGGTTTCATCTATCGTCAAGGTAGTGCCGGAACTTCAAAAACCTCACTCAATGGTGATATTTTGGTTGTGCCTTTGGCAACTGGTGGCGCATCAGATCGATCAGAATGGGTAGAATTTAGAACTCCTCTACTTATCAAAGGAAAATATAAAGTTTGGGTTGGCTATTATACTCAGGCACAATCTACCAATACAACAACCGAAATTCAAGCATTAATTGGTGCCGACGGTTCCGTAGATCGTACACCTTTATCGAACGCAAGAACTTTAAATTTTACGGTTAAACGCCCAGGAATTAACAAGACAGTTAACGGAGTTTCTGTTATAGATGTTGAAGCTGAAGAGGCGATCGGTTTCAAAACCTATATGGCGAATACAGCTGGTGCTCAGGTTTCTAAAATGATGGGCATTGCAGATTTATCTACAACCGGACGCTATTGGTTAAGATTTAAAGCCATAAATGGTTCACAAACCACTAACAATATCGACTTGATACAATTTATTCCGATAAACGATGATCAGCAATATTGGAAATACAATCCAGATGGAACGAAGATTTTGAAGCCGTAA
- a CDS encoding fasciclin domain-containing protein codes for MTKFKIKHLVLGFLLSTIVFVGCKKAWEEHNAIDTPRLNLTLFEQISGEPGLSTFTAYLVKTGYDKVLGSSKSFTVWAPNNDALKNIDATILNDTAVLKRFVGNHITNQSYFTSAPKPSLVIRMMNGKNTIFTKTTFEQSAITSADVYVKNGVLHVVNAAATPKPNAWEYLQTLGIASAQKDFIKGLEFIDIDTSRGVLLYKDPVTQKGVYQEGSTFKVSRNKYFQRVANISSEDSLVTYIILNNTVFQTEKNKLAAFNKNIDPLKADTLAKWSVVKDLVVNKVYNINELPDSMTTVTGVKIHIDKNAIVETRLLSNGIAYVVNNIGYKVMENKIPTLIIQGEFPDSLRSSSAPIARIKEDPNGKRFTDFQTGSITSSPSPLNYFRYKTNANSVKYEVYLRAINDILTTSVSVKIDFNSNKGFGDIINPLPTVGYYAIPSILGLSQISQAYRDAYREVYMGTYTAENYGDLYLFLASSLGASATAPTALTIDYIKLKPVN; via the coding sequence ATGACCAAATTTAAAATTAAACATCTTGTTTTGGGTTTTTTGCTATCCACAATTGTCTTTGTAGGTTGTAAAAAAGCATGGGAAGAACATAATGCAATAGATACACCAAGGCTAAATTTAACCTTATTTGAACAAATAAGTGGTGAACCTGGATTAAGTACTTTCACCGCTTATTTGGTAAAAACGGGTTATGATAAAGTTTTAGGTTCATCAAAATCATTTACCGTATGGGCGCCTAATAATGATGCTTTAAAAAATATTGATGCAACAATACTTAATGATACCGCTGTCTTAAAGCGCTTTGTGGGCAATCATATAACCAATCAAAGTTATTTTACTTCAGCTCCAAAACCATCTTTGGTTATTAGAATGATGAATGGTAAAAACACCATTTTTACTAAAACAACATTCGAACAATCAGCGATAACCAGTGCCGATGTTTATGTAAAAAACGGTGTACTACATGTGGTAAATGCCGCTGCTACGCCAAAACCAAATGCTTGGGAATATTTGCAAACTTTAGGCATTGCATCTGCTCAAAAAGACTTTATTAAAGGGTTGGAGTTTATAGACATAGATACCAGTAGAGGTGTGTTGCTGTATAAAGATCCGGTAACTCAAAAAGGTGTTTATCAGGAAGGTTCTACATTTAAGGTGTCTAGAAACAAATACTTTCAGCGTGTTGCCAACATAAGTAGTGAAGATAGTCTGGTTACTTATATTATTCTAAACAATACAGTTTTTCAAACGGAAAAAAATAAACTTGCCGCTTTTAATAAAAATATTGATCCTTTAAAAGCAGATACACTTGCAAAATGGAGTGTAGTAAAAGATTTGGTTGTAAATAAAGTTTATAACATAAATGAGTTGCCAGATTCTATGACCACTGTAACTGGCGTAAAAATCCACATCGATAAAAATGCAATTGTAGAAACCCGTTTATTAAGCAACGGTATTGCTTATGTGGTTAATAATATTGGCTATAAAGTAATGGAAAATAAAATTCCAACGCTTATTATCCAAGGCGAATTTCCTGATTCACTTCGTTCATCATCTGCTCCAATTGCTAGGATTAAAGAAGATCCTAATGGTAAGCGATTTACAGATTTTCAAACTGGAAGTATAACCTCAAGTCCAAGTCCGCTTAATTATTTCAGGTACAAAACCAATGCTAATTCTGTAAAATACGAAGTGTATTTAAGGGCAATAAACGACATACTAACCACATCTGTATCCGTAAAAATTGATTTTAATAGCAATAAAGGTTTCGGGGATATTATTAATCCTTTACCAACTGTTGGTTACTATGCTATTCCGTCTATTTTGGGTTTAAGTCAAATAAGTCAGGCTTATAGAGATGCTTACAGAGAAGTTTACATGGGTACCTACACTGCAGAAAATTATGGCGATTTGTACCTTTTTCTGGCATCTTCTCTAGGGGCTTCCGCTACAGCGCCTACCGCACTAACAATAGATTACATTAAGTTAAAACCAGTTAATTAA